Within the Fibrobacter sp. genome, the region ATCAATCTGCTTCTGCAAATCCTCCGCTTTTGGGAGCAGTTTATATTCAGCAACTCCAATAGGCGACACCATGTTTGCCAAGGACCATTCTACCACCGTTTTCTTTTTAGACTTGCAAATCAAAAGGCCAATGGTCGGGTGTTTCCATTTGATGGACTAAAACGGCACGGCTCCAGTTATTTTCAATGGTCTTATTGATGTAGAACAAAGCTTCGTCAACACCTTGGCACTTGGTGATGATTTCCGTATGGTGTCGCCAAGGAATCATTGCGAAACTTTGGGGCATTTCTAAAACTGCACCAACTTGGTGCATTTTTGCAGAATAGAACAGGAACCATCTTTTCATATTCCACAGATTTCTTGTAGAAAAGCCCTTCGCCTCAGGAAATTCAGCTTTCAAATCAAGGGAAATCTGGTTTACGACGCCTGCGCCCCACTTTTCTTCTGCCTTCTGTTTTACAAGATCCTGGGCAAGGCTCCAGTAAAATTCCAGCATGCCACTATTTACGCGAATGGCTGTCTGAATTTGAGCATTGCGGAATCTTTGGACGGGCCCACAAGATTTTTCAAAAATGATTTAGCAACAGTTGGTTTGACTGTGTTGACTCTACAAAAAAACTTGCAGCCGCGGCACTAGCCGACGTTCCCTTTTTTTAGAGTTCGCTCGGCGTCATCCAGCCATAGCCTTTAGAAGTTCTTTTTTGCTGGAGCCCAAAGAGAATAGAGCCCGAATTAACAATTCCAAAGACACGCTGGAATTTGCCTTTTCCATTTTTGCCAGGCGCGATTGGCTTGTTCCCGACATTCTTGCGACTTCTTCTTGAGACAATCCACTTTTCTTTCGCTTTGCCACAAGAGCCTTGGCGAGCGCAACCTTCAT harbors:
- a CDS encoding helix-turn-helix domain-containing protein, with translation MEKAKKERLEKNGWKVGDIDEFLDLNEAEMAIIEMKVALAKALVAKRKKSGLSQEEVARMSGTSQSRLAKMEKANSSVSLELLIRALFSLGSSKKELLKAMAG
- a CDS encoding DUF1016 N-terminal domain-containing protein — protein: MLEFYWSLAQDLVKQKAEEKWGAGVVNQISLDLKAEFPEAKGFSTRNLWNMKRWFLFYSAKMHQVGAVLEMPQSFAMIPWRHHTEIITKCQGVDEALFYINKTIENNWSRAVLVHQMETPDHWPFDLQV